A genomic window from Salvelinus alpinus chromosome 10, SLU_Salpinus.1, whole genome shotgun sequence includes:
- the LOC139532430 gene encoding CD48 antigen-like isoform X2, protein MLKLTFIGLCFCFRLVQKVVSGEDLYKVGGELVLKPDKSTVPHSITSILWKHGRNKVAEWDKGFGGLDIYGAFKERTTLNQTTGELRISGLKKTDSGVYSVEFNSKLLDKTYKLSVIKAVPKPTITFSCNSNKTSCTLTCEGDTTDAEPVTYSWKVGEGAWEVIGKQLIVSQSDTGKSTNSYKYICKLKNDVRGEGEVSEPVGQVFGSEPSEIDVGVVVGVVVTIVALVAIVITVWLVWKKIKAEASGSNSPKYDSTPETKGSDVVQPEQEVTVPLTVNHKTGEEDADKPGKGQENGAGGLPGW, encoded by the exons AGGATCTTTATAAAGTGGGAGGTGAGCTCGTGTTGAAACCAGACAAGTCCACAGTGCCACACTCCATCACAAGCATCCTATGGAAGCATGGGAGGAACAAGGTGGCAGAGTGGGACAAGGGTTTTGGTGGTCTGGACATCTATGGTGCCTTCAAAGAGCGTACAACCCTGAACCAGACTACTGGAGAGCTGAGAATCAGTGGATTGAAGAAAACAGACAGTGGAGTTTATTCTGTGGAGTTCAACAGCAAACTGCTTGACAAGACATATAAACTATCTGTTATCA AGGCAGTCCCCAAACCCACAATCACTTTTTCCTGTAACTCCAACAAAACCTCCTGCACTCTGACCTGTGAGGGCGACACCACTGATGCTGAACCAGTCACCTACAGCTGGAAAGTGGGGGAGGGGGCGTGGGAGGTCATAGGAAAACAGCTGATTGTCTCTCAGAGCGACACTGGCAAATCAACCAACAGTTACAAGTACATCTGCAAGCTGAAGAATGATGTTCGTGGGGAAGGGGAAGTCAGTGAGCCAGTTGGACAGGTGTTTGGCTCAG AGCCTTCTGAAATTGATGTTggggttgttgttggtgttgtcgTTACTATTGTAGCGCTTGTTGCCATCGTCATAACAG TTTGGTTGGTGTGGAAGAAAATTAAAG CTGAAGCCAGTGGATCCAACAGTCCTAAATATGATTCAACGCCTGAGa cTAAAGGCAGTGATGTAGTCCAGCCAGAACAAG AGGTTACGGTTCCGCTAACGGTCAACCACAAAACCGGGGAAGAGGACGCAGACAAACCTGGAAAGGGGCAGGAGAATGGCG CTGGTGGTCTTCCTGGTTGGTAA
- the LOC139532430 gene encoding SLAM family member 7-like isoform X1 — protein sequence MLKLTFIGLCFCFRLVQKVVSGEDLYKVGGELVLKPDKSTVPHSITSILWKHGRNKVAEWDKGFGGLDIYGAFKERTTLNQTTGELRISGLKKTDSGVYSVEFNSKLLDKTYKLSVIKAVPKPTITFSCNSNKTSCTLTCEGDTTDAEPVTYSWKVGEGAWEVIGKQLIVSQSDTGKSTNSYKYICKLKNDVRGEGEVSEPVGQVFGSEPSEIDVGVVVGVVVTIVALVAIVITVWLVWKKIKAAEASGSNSPKYDSTPETKGSDVVQPEQEVTVPLTVNHKTGEEDADKPGKGQENGAGGLPGW from the exons AGGATCTTTATAAAGTGGGAGGTGAGCTCGTGTTGAAACCAGACAAGTCCACAGTGCCACACTCCATCACAAGCATCCTATGGAAGCATGGGAGGAACAAGGTGGCAGAGTGGGACAAGGGTTTTGGTGGTCTGGACATCTATGGTGCCTTCAAAGAGCGTACAACCCTGAACCAGACTACTGGAGAGCTGAGAATCAGTGGATTGAAGAAAACAGACAGTGGAGTTTATTCTGTGGAGTTCAACAGCAAACTGCTTGACAAGACATATAAACTATCTGTTATCA AGGCAGTCCCCAAACCCACAATCACTTTTTCCTGTAACTCCAACAAAACCTCCTGCACTCTGACCTGTGAGGGCGACACCACTGATGCTGAACCAGTCACCTACAGCTGGAAAGTGGGGGAGGGGGCGTGGGAGGTCATAGGAAAACAGCTGATTGTCTCTCAGAGCGACACTGGCAAATCAACCAACAGTTACAAGTACATCTGCAAGCTGAAGAATGATGTTCGTGGGGAAGGGGAAGTCAGTGAGCCAGTTGGACAGGTGTTTGGCTCAG AGCCTTCTGAAATTGATGTTggggttgttgttggtgttgtcgTTACTATTGTAGCGCTTGTTGCCATCGTCATAACAG TTTGGTTGGTGTGGAAGAAAATTAAAG CAGCTGAAGCCAGTGGATCCAACAGTCCTAAATATGATTCAACGCCTGAGa cTAAAGGCAGTGATGTAGTCCAGCCAGAACAAG AGGTTACGGTTCCGCTAACGGTCAACCACAAAACCGGGGAAGAGGACGCAGACAAACCTGGAAAGGGGCAGGAGAATGGCG CTGGTGGTCTTCCTGGTTGGTAA
- the LOC139532430 gene encoding CD48 antigen-like isoform X3, with product MLKLTFIGLCFCFRLVQKVVSGEDLYKVGGELVLKPDKSTVPHSITSILWKHGRNKVAEWDKGFGGLDIYGAFKERTTLNQTTGELRISGLKKTDSGVYSVEFNSKLLDKTYKLSVIKAVPKPTITFSCNSNKTSCTLTCEGDTTDAEPVTYSWKVGEGAWEVIGKQLIVSQSDTGKSTNSYKYICKLKNDVRGEGEVSEPVGQVFGSEPSEIDVGVVVGVVVTIVALVAIVITAAEASGSNSPKYDSTPETKGSDVVQPEQEVTVPLTVNHKTGEEDADKPGKGQENGAGGLPGW from the exons AGGATCTTTATAAAGTGGGAGGTGAGCTCGTGTTGAAACCAGACAAGTCCACAGTGCCACACTCCATCACAAGCATCCTATGGAAGCATGGGAGGAACAAGGTGGCAGAGTGGGACAAGGGTTTTGGTGGTCTGGACATCTATGGTGCCTTCAAAGAGCGTACAACCCTGAACCAGACTACTGGAGAGCTGAGAATCAGTGGATTGAAGAAAACAGACAGTGGAGTTTATTCTGTGGAGTTCAACAGCAAACTGCTTGACAAGACATATAAACTATCTGTTATCA AGGCAGTCCCCAAACCCACAATCACTTTTTCCTGTAACTCCAACAAAACCTCCTGCACTCTGACCTGTGAGGGCGACACCACTGATGCTGAACCAGTCACCTACAGCTGGAAAGTGGGGGAGGGGGCGTGGGAGGTCATAGGAAAACAGCTGATTGTCTCTCAGAGCGACACTGGCAAATCAACCAACAGTTACAAGTACATCTGCAAGCTGAAGAATGATGTTCGTGGGGAAGGGGAAGTCAGTGAGCCAGTTGGACAGGTGTTTGGCTCAG AGCCTTCTGAAATTGATGTTggggttgttgttggtgttgtcgTTACTATTGTAGCGCTTGTTGCCATCGTCATAACAG CAGCTGAAGCCAGTGGATCCAACAGTCCTAAATATGATTCAACGCCTGAGa cTAAAGGCAGTGATGTAGTCCAGCCAGAACAAG AGGTTACGGTTCCGCTAACGGTCAACCACAAAACCGGGGAAGAGGACGCAGACAAACCTGGAAAGGGGCAGGAGAATGGCG CTGGTGGTCTTCCTGGTTGGTAA